In a single window of the Burkholderia contaminans genome:
- a CDS encoding ProQ/FinO family protein, protein MGFEQLAELRAQLAAKAKQERNAKRPAAPADTGAKPKSGDQPQRGAKPAAAGGKAAHRAKPASAKPTAPVDPVIVAIGKLQRKFPRAFPKNPAPKVPLKVGIWDDLAREAQAVGLNEAELRDAMSTWCRGNRYWSCLVEDAVRVDLQGNEAGRVTHDDAARARRLKARRPGKGAAQAAKGAQQQPKAEQPAEAAEPQPANVEAQADAAPQVEQQTAGNE, encoded by the coding sequence ATGGGTTTTGAACAACTTGCCGAATTGCGGGCGCAGCTCGCAGCGAAGGCCAAGCAGGAGCGCAACGCGAAGCGGCCGGCAGCGCCGGCGGACACCGGCGCGAAGCCGAAGTCCGGCGACCAGCCGCAGCGTGGTGCCAAGCCGGCTGCGGCCGGCGGCAAAGCAGCGCACCGCGCGAAGCCGGCTTCGGCGAAGCCGACGGCGCCGGTCGATCCGGTCATCGTTGCGATCGGCAAACTGCAGCGTAAGTTTCCGCGTGCGTTCCCGAAGAATCCGGCCCCCAAAGTGCCGCTCAAGGTCGGTATCTGGGACGACCTCGCACGTGAAGCACAGGCGGTCGGGCTCAACGAAGCCGAACTGCGTGACGCGATGTCGACGTGGTGCCGTGGCAACCGTTACTGGTCGTGCCTCGTCGAAGACGCCGTGCGGGTCGATCTGCAGGGTAACGAAGCAGGGCGTGTCACGCATGACGACGCAGCGCGGGCACGCCGGCTGAAGGCGCGCCGCCCCGGCAAGGGCGCGGCACAAGCGGCCAAGGGCGCGCAGCAGCAGCCGAAGGCCGAACAGCCGGCCGAGGCCGCCGAGCCGCAACCGGCAAACGTGGAAGCGCAAGCCGACGCAGCGCCGCAGGTCGAGCAGCAAACGGCCGGAAACGAGTAA